The Shewanella sp. KX20019 genome window below encodes:
- a CDS encoding NupC/NupG family nucleoside CNT transporter — MDILMSLVGVVTLLAIAFGLSNNKKAINKRTVLGALAIQAAFGGFVLYVPVGQEVLGGVSMGVANVIGYSQAGIDFLFGGLGTDAMFANGVGFVFAIRVLPVIIFFSSLIAVLYYLGIMQLVIKFIGGGLQKALGTSRTESMSATANIFVGQTEAPLVVRPFIATMTNSELFAIMVGGLASIAGAVLAGYAGMGVKIEYLVAASFMAAPGGLMMAKLIHPETEETKNEMGDLPEDTDKPANVIDAAAAGAASGMHLALNVGAMLLAFVGLIAMLNGMLGGIGGLVGFENLSLELILGYVFMPLAFLIGVPWGEAMVAGSFIGQKIIVNEFVAYLNFAPYLKDIADGGIVVAETGVAMTDRTKAIISFALCGFANLSSIAILLGGLGAMAPSRRHDLAKLGVRAVIAASLANLMSATLAGLFLAL, encoded by the coding sequence ATGGATATTTTAATGAGTTTAGTAGGGGTGGTCACCTTACTTGCGATCGCTTTCGGGCTTTCAAATAATAAAAAAGCAATTAACAAACGTACTGTTTTAGGTGCATTAGCAATTCAAGCCGCTTTCGGTGGTTTCGTATTGTATGTACCCGTTGGGCAAGAAGTGCTTGGCGGTGTTTCAATGGGTGTTGCCAATGTTATTGGTTATTCTCAAGCTGGTATCGACTTCCTATTTGGTGGTCTAGGTACTGACGCTATGTTCGCAAACGGTGTTGGCTTTGTCTTCGCTATCCGCGTACTGCCCGTTATTATCTTCTTCTCTTCTTTGATCGCTGTACTTTACTACCTTGGCATCATGCAGTTGGTAATTAAGTTTATCGGTGGTGGTCTACAGAAGGCACTAGGTACAAGCCGTACAGAATCTATGTCTGCTACTGCAAACATCTTCGTTGGTCAAACTGAAGCGCCACTTGTTGTACGTCCATTCATTGCGACTATGACAAACTCTGAGCTATTCGCAATCATGGTTGGTGGTTTAGCATCAATTGCTGGTGCGGTACTTGCTGGTTATGCTGGTATGGGCGTTAAGATTGAGTACTTGGTTGCTGCATCTTTCATGGCCGCTCCTGGTGGTCTGATGATGGCTAAGCTTATCCATCCAGAGACTGAAGAAACTAAAAACGAAATGGGCGATCTGCCTGAAGACACTGATAAGCCTGCAAACGTCATCGACGCTGCTGCTGCCGGTGCTGCTTCTGGTATGCATTTAGCACTAAACGTTGGTGCAATGCTACTAGCATTCGTTGGTCTTATCGCAATGCTTAACGGTATGTTAGGTGGCATCGGTGGACTTGTAGGCTTTGAGAACCTTTCTCTTGAGCTTATCCTAGGTTATGTGTTCATGCCTTTAGCATTCCTTATTGGTGTGCCTTGGGGTGAAGCAATGGTTGCCGGTTCATTCATTGGTCAGAAGATCATTGTTAACGAATTCGTCGCTTACCTAAACTTTGCACCTTACCTTAAAGATATTGCTGATGGCGGTATAGTTGTTGCTGAAACTGGTGTTGCTATGACTGATAGAACTAAAGCTATCATCTCATTCGCACTATGTGGATTTGCTAACTTATCTTCAATCGCAATTCTACTTGGTGGTCTAGGCGCTATGGCTCCAAGCCGTCGTCATGACCTTGCTAAGCTTGGTGTTCGTGCAGTTATCGCGGCATCGCTTGCAAACCTTATGAGTGCAACACTTGCAGGTCTATTCCTAGCATTGTAA
- a CDS encoding TatD family hydrolase has translation MEPLSTKTDPNENVIVSPLIDSHAHLDFQEFDHDRAELFQKMKEQGISQVVIPGVSEEKWSNQLRIANAYNCPFALGVHPWFCHSMTEQTLPNLKQLLLSLRQASKLVAIGECGLDKLHKSNFTTQLSVFRAQIALAEEFDLPLIIHCVKSHEEMLDLLKNANNAKKGVIHGFYGGPELALRYVNLGYKLGVGGLLLNDSAKKLQQTVAQLPLSAFVLETDSPAMSPRSSGNDRNSPLILPLLLKKVASLQKKTNVLISEQLYLNVTQLFDL, from the coding sequence ATGGAACCATTAAGTACAAAAACCGACCCCAATGAAAATGTCATAGTGAGTCCCCTAATAGACAGCCACGCACATTTAGACTTTCAAGAGTTTGATCATGATAGAGCTGAACTGTTTCAAAAAATGAAGGAGCAGGGGATCAGTCAAGTTGTGATCCCTGGGGTTTCGGAAGAAAAATGGTCTAATCAACTTCGTATTGCAAATGCCTATAATTGTCCTTTTGCGCTAGGTGTGCATCCGTGGTTCTGTCACTCGATGACAGAGCAAACGTTACCTAATCTCAAACAGCTATTGTTGAGCTTGCGTCAAGCTTCGAAACTCGTTGCTATTGGCGAGTGTGGCCTAGATAAGTTACATAAAAGTAATTTCACTACACAATTGTCAGTATTCAGAGCTCAAATCGCCTTAGCTGAAGAATTTGATCTGCCTCTCATTATTCATTGTGTAAAAAGCCATGAAGAGATGCTGGATTTACTAAAAAATGCCAATAATGCCAAAAAAGGGGTGATCCATGGCTTTTATGGCGGACCAGAGCTTGCTTTACGTTATGTTAATTTAGGCTACAAGTTAGGGGTCGGAGGTTTGCTGCTAAATGACAGCGCAAAAAAACTGCAGCAAACGGTAGCGCAATTGCCTCTCAGTGCATTTGTATTGGAAACAGATTCCCCTGCTATGAGCCCTCGAAGTAGCGGAAATGATCGGAACTCACCATTGATTTTGCCTTTATTACTCAAAAAAGTGGCAAGTTTACAAAAAAAAACTAACGTTCTTATATCAGAACAGCTGTATTTGAATGTAACGCAACTCTTTGACCTTTAG
- the prfC gene encoding peptide chain release factor 3: MSGYKVEVDKRRTFAIISHPDAGKTTITEKVLLFGNALQKAGTVKGKKSGQHAKSDWMEMEKDRGISITTSVMQFPYNDALVNLLDTPGHEDFSEDTYRTLTAVDSCLMVIDSAKGVEQRTIKLMEVTRLRDTPIVTFMNKLDRDIRDPIELMDEVEEVLNIKCAPITWPIGAGKEFKGVYHLLRDEVILYQGGMGHTIQDSRIIKGLNNPELDEAIGTYADEVRDEMELVVGAAHEFNHELFLKGELTPVYFGTALGNFGVDHILDGIVEWAPTPQTRETETRVIEPEESKFSGFIFKIQANMDPKHRDRVAFMRVCSGRYEQGMKMHHVRLGKDVNVSDALTFMAGDRNRAEAAYPGDIIGLHNHGTIRIGDTFTQGEKLRFTGIPNFAPEMFRRIRLRDPLKQKQLLKGLVQLSEEGAVQVFRPIDSNDLIVGAVGVLQFEVVVGRLKTEYKVEAIYEAISVATARWVYCDDHKKLDEFRRKCSMNLALDGGDNLTYIAPTMVNLNLSMERYPDIEFAKTREN, from the coding sequence ATGTCAGGCTATAAAGTTGAGGTAGACAAGCGTCGCACTTTCGCCATCATCTCTCACCCAGATGCGGGTAAAACCACCATTACTGAAAAGGTCCTTTTATTCGGCAACGCTTTACAAAAAGCGGGAACGGTAAAAGGCAAAAAGTCAGGTCAGCATGCTAAGTCTGACTGGATGGAGATGGAAAAAGATCGTGGTATCTCGATTACCACTTCAGTGATGCAGTTTCCATATAATGATGCCTTAGTTAACCTTCTTGATACGCCTGGCCACGAAGACTTCTCTGAAGATACTTACCGTACGCTTACGGCTGTCGATTCATGTTTAATGGTTATTGACTCAGCTAAAGGTGTTGAGCAACGTACTATTAAATTGATGGAAGTGACTCGTCTACGTGACACCCCAATTGTCACCTTCATGAACAAGCTCGATCGTGATATACGCGATCCTATTGAGCTGATGGATGAAGTTGAAGAGGTGCTCAATATTAAATGTGCACCTATTACTTGGCCGATTGGCGCAGGTAAAGAGTTTAAAGGTGTTTACCACCTACTTCGTGATGAGGTTATCCTTTATCAAGGTGGTATGGGGCACACAATACAAGATTCAAGAATTATTAAGGGCTTGAATAACCCTGAGCTTGATGAGGCTATCGGCACCTATGCTGATGAAGTGCGCGATGAGATGGAACTTGTTGTTGGCGCTGCCCATGAGTTTAACCATGAGTTGTTCTTAAAAGGCGAACTGACACCTGTTTACTTTGGTACCGCACTGGGTAACTTTGGCGTTGACCATATTCTTGATGGTATCGTCGAGTGGGCGCCGACACCTCAAACGCGTGAAACCGAAACGCGAGTTATCGAGCCGGAAGAGTCTAAGTTCAGCGGATTTATCTTTAAGATCCAAGCCAATATGGATCCTAAGCATCGTGACCGCGTCGCCTTTATGCGCGTTTGTTCCGGTCGTTATGAGCAGGGCATGAAAATGCACCATGTTCGCTTAGGTAAAGATGTAAACGTCAGCGATGCTCTGACCTTTATGGCGGGTGACCGTAACCGGGCTGAGGCCGCTTATCCTGGTGATATTATTGGTTTACATAACCATGGTACCATTCGTATTGGCGATACCTTTACTCAAGGTGAAAAGCTGCGTTTTACCGGTATTCCAAACTTTGCTCCAGAAATGTTCCGCCGTATTCGTCTTAGAGATCCGTTAAAACAAAAGCAGTTGCTAAAAGGGCTAGTACAGCTTTCTGAAGAGGGTGCTGTGCAGGTCTTTAGACCAATAGACAGCAATGACCTCATTGTTGGTGCTGTTGGTGTATTGCAGTTTGAAGTGGTTGTTGGTCGATTAAAGACTGAATATAAAGTTGAAGCAATATATGAAGCCATTAGCGTAGCGACAGCGCGTTGGGTGTATTGTGATGACCATAAGAAGCTTGATGAGTTTAGACGTAAGTGCAGCATGAACTTAGCACTTGATGGTGGCGATAACCTGACTTACATCGCGCCAACAATGGTTAACTTAAACTTGTCGATGGAGCGTTATCCAGATATCGAATTTGCTAAGACGCGTGAGAACTAA
- the nlpI gene encoding lipoprotein NlpI yields MNQKMRTTVIVVMTGISMLLTGCVSTQSGSNQQATIKVAPVSPDYKLEITLAKLNEILSSMELTQEQRARFHYDRGVIYDRVGLRILSRIDFHQALKLQPNLADAYNFLGIYYTQENEFESAYEAFDAVLELSPEYDYAYLNRGISLYYGERSELAVSDMDAFYSKDTSDGYRVLWLYLAEREVDAQSATLRMTANRAKLNPDAWSSALVDYYLGTKDKEAVFSLAKEGLKHPNEYAERLCEAYFYMAKIAQQRGDNTEAANYFRLALATNIYDFVEHRYARLELARVNAAIAKVVN; encoded by the coding sequence ATGAATCAAAAGATGCGTACTACCGTGATTGTGGTGATGACTGGGATCAGTATGTTGCTGACCGGCTGTGTATCAACTCAGTCAGGTAGCAATCAACAAGCCACCATCAAAGTTGCGCCTGTTTCACCTGACTATAAATTAGAGATAACCTTAGCTAAGCTCAATGAAATATTGTCGAGCATGGAGTTGACGCAGGAACAGCGTGCGCGTTTTCACTATGATCGCGGTGTGATTTATGATCGTGTCGGTCTACGAATTCTCAGCCGTATCGACTTTCATCAAGCACTTAAATTACAACCAAACCTAGCAGATGCTTATAATTTTCTTGGGATTTATTACACCCAAGAAAATGAGTTCGAAAGTGCCTATGAAGCTTTTGATGCCGTGTTAGAGTTATCCCCTGAATATGATTATGCATATCTTAATCGTGGCATTTCACTTTACTATGGCGAGCGCTCTGAACTCGCAGTATCTGACATGGACGCATTTTATAGCAAGGACACCTCGGACGGTTACCGTGTGCTATGGCTCTATCTTGCAGAAAGAGAAGTCGATGCGCAAAGCGCAACTTTGAGAATGACAGCTAACCGCGCTAAATTGAATCCAGATGCATGGTCAAGTGCGCTTGTCGATTACTATCTAGGAACTAAAGATAAAGAAGCTGTATTTTCATTAGCCAAAGAGGGTTTAAAGCATCCAAATGAGTATGCAGAGCGTTTATGTGAAGCCTATTTTTATATGGCTAAAATAGCCCAGCAGCGGGGTGATAATACCGAAGCCGCGAACTACTTTAGACTGGCTCTGGCAACTAATATCTACGATTTTGTTGAGCACAGATACGCGCGTTTAGAGCTTGCTCGCGTTAATGCTGCTATTGCAAAGGTCGTTAATTAA
- the pnp gene encoding polyribonucleotide nucleotidyltransferase has product MNPIVKSFEYGQHTVTLETGVIARQADAAVLASMGDTTVLVTVVGKKAEEPGRDFFPLTVNYQEKTYAAGKIPGGFFKREGRPSESETLIARLIDRPIRPLFPNGFKNEVQVIITVVSVDPEINPDVISMIGTSAALAISGLPFNGPLGVARVGYIGGEYVLNPDVTQLIDSDLDLVVAGTKGAVLMVESEAAALPEEVMLGGVVYGHDQQQVVIDAISELKAEASKPAWDWTAPVQDAALVAKIKDLAEAGLTEAYQIEVKQDRYTQVGVVKSAAKEALLAENPEADLREIDGLLGSLEKKVVRSRIIAGNPRIDGREPDMVRALNVMAGVLPRTHGSSLFTRGETQALVTCTLGTERDAQKVDSIMGEYTNRFMLHYNFPPYSVGETGFVGSPKRREIGHGKLAWRGINAVMPSAEEFPYSVRVVSEITESNGSSSMASVCGTSLALMDAGVPIKTSVAGIAMGLVKEGDDFVVLSDILGDEDHLGDMDFKVAGTRDGITALQMDIKIEGITKDIMEIALKQAYGARVHILNVMDQAIGSHRDDISDHAPRITTLKINPEKIRDVIGKGGATIRALTEETGTTIELEDDGTVKIASSNGEATKEAIRRIEEITAEVEVGTVYNGKVVRIVDFGAFVTILPGKDGLVHISQIAEERVANVSDYLEVGQEVKVKVMEVDRQGRVRLSMKEAAPKAEAPAAE; this is encoded by the coding sequence GTGAATCCAATCGTAAAGAGTTTTGAATATGGTCAGCACACCGTTACGTTAGAAACGGGTGTTATCGCACGTCAAGCCGACGCTGCTGTTTTAGCGAGTATGGGTGATACAACAGTATTAGTTACTGTTGTTGGAAAGAAAGCTGAAGAGCCAGGGCGTGACTTTTTCCCGCTAACTGTTAATTACCAGGAAAAGACATACGCAGCCGGTAAAATCCCAGGCGGATTTTTCAAGCGTGAAGGTCGTCCATCTGAAAGCGAAACACTGATTGCACGTCTAATTGACCGTCCAATTCGTCCACTATTCCCAAATGGCTTCAAGAATGAAGTCCAGGTAATTATCACAGTAGTTTCTGTTGATCCTGAAATCAATCCTGATGTTATTTCGATGATTGGTACTTCGGCTGCATTGGCTATCTCTGGTCTACCTTTCAATGGTCCACTAGGTGTAGCACGTGTTGGTTATATCGGTGGTGAATATGTTCTAAACCCTGATGTAACTCAACTTATTGATAGTGACCTAGATCTAGTTGTTGCAGGTACTAAAGGTGCGGTTCTGATGGTTGAATCAGAAGCTGCTGCTTTACCTGAAGAGGTTATGCTTGGTGGTGTGGTTTATGGCCATGACCAGCAGCAAGTTGTTATTGATGCGATTAGTGAACTAAAAGCTGAAGCTAGCAAGCCTGCATGGGATTGGACTGCTCCAGTTCAAGACGCAGCTCTTGTTGCTAAGATTAAAGACTTGGCTGAAGCTGGTCTTACTGAAGCTTACCAAATCGAAGTTAAGCAAGATCGTTATACTCAAGTTGGCGTAGTAAAATCTGCTGCTAAAGAAGCACTATTGGCTGAAAACCCAGAAGCTGATTTGCGCGAAATCGACGGTCTTCTTGGTAGCTTAGAGAAGAAAGTAGTTCGTAGCCGCATCATTGCGGGTAACCCACGTATCGACGGTCGTGAGCCAGATATGGTTCGTGCACTTAACGTTATGGCTGGCGTACTTCCACGTACACACGGTAGCTCTTTGTTTACTCGTGGTGAAACTCAGGCACTAGTTACTTGTACTCTTGGTACAGAACGTGATGCACAGAAAGTTGACAGCATCATGGGCGAATACACAAATCGCTTTATGCTTCACTATAACTTCCCTCCATATTCTGTCGGTGAAACAGGTTTTGTTGGTTCACCTAAGCGCCGCGAAATCGGTCACGGTAAGCTAGCATGGCGCGGTATCAATGCCGTTATGCCTTCTGCTGAAGAGTTTCCATACAGCGTTCGTGTTGTATCAGAAATCACTGAATCTAACGGTTCAAGCTCAATGGCTTCTGTATGTGGTACATCTCTTGCGCTTATGGATGCAGGTGTTCCTATTAAGACGTCTGTTGCCGGTATTGCAATGGGTCTAGTTAAAGAAGGCGACGATTTCGTTGTTCTTTCTGACATCTTAGGTGATGAAGATCATCTTGGTGACATGGACTTTAAAGTTGCTGGTACTCGCGATGGTATTACTGCATTGCAGATGGATATCAAGATTGAAGGTATCACTAAAGACATCATGGAGATTGCTCTAAAGCAAGCCTATGGTGCTCGTGTTCATATCCTAAATGTTATGGACCAAGCTATTGGTTCACATCGTGACGATATCTCTGATCACGCTCCACGTATCACAACTCTTAAGATTAACCCTGAGAAGATCCGTGACGTAATTGGTAAAGGCGGTGCGACTATTCGTGCGCTTACTGAAGAAACTGGTACAACGATTGAACTAGAAGATGATGGTACAGTGAAGATTGCTTCTTCAAATGGCGAAGCAACTAAAGAAGCTATCCGTCGTATCGAAGAGATCACTGCTGAAGTTGAAGTTGGAACAGTTTACAACGGTAAAGTTGTTCGTATCGTAGACTTCGGTGCTTTCGTAACTATTCTTCCTGGTAAAGATGGTCTAGTGCATATTTCACAAATCGCTGAAGAGCGTGTTGCAAATGTGTCTGACTACTTAGAAGTTGGCCAAGAAGTTAAAGTTAAGGTGATGGAAGTTGACCGCCAAGGTCGAGTGCGTCTTTCTATGAAAGAAGCTGCACCTAAAGCTGAAGCTCCTGCAGCTGAATAA
- a CDS encoding EAL domain-containing protein, with the protein MKGDFKSLTWKQTTLVVSSTLFFAVVIFLVEISLVFVNARQQLISTQQELLNSVEQPATNAVWAMDETLAAQTIQGLLKVDNIASATIELDDGSHFVAVNSTVTVESSTLFKDISDEIFGDIQQISRTLYRPFFSSSNYKKELIGKLTVNYDPQSLTGSLFATLRYSLWATLVRAFLLTLVLSIVFHRFLTQPIARISEAIDRIDPESPGDNLLPNSRPHMDDELGLVTSKFNQILVQFAKTQNKLRKMATRDPLTGLPNRALLLETIAVAIQRARVHRTQFVLLFIDLDRFKNVNDSLGHAFGDQFLVQIARILESAVAELGTVARLGGDEFVILADELTSPAEAAEFVDKLLLQLNTPMRLDEHAIHPAASVGISIYPDDGLTADDLIRHADIAMYSAKAAGSNQWAFFKQQMTERAAVRLRTEASLHDALRNNEFVLHFQPKLDIKTGELLGCEALIRWQKDGQLISPMSFIPVAEETGIIIPIGRWVIEESCRTIQKWQQQYNVTLPIAVNVAPQQFEHISLVPDIKQAAFRYQIAAELLEIEITETSLMNDIQLAIEKLEQLRAAGFGIAVDDFGTGYSSLSYLRNLPITTLKIDRCFVSDLPQESAIASTILMLGKQLDLKIVAEGIESEAQLRWLQEQDCLLGQGYLFSKPLTLAAFEDKYIKLNTRVTQAVN; encoded by the coding sequence ATGAAGGGAGATTTCAAATCACTGACATGGAAACAAACAACACTTGTTGTTTCCTCTACGTTATTTTTTGCTGTTGTTATTTTTCTTGTTGAAATATCGCTAGTTTTTGTCAACGCACGCCAGCAACTTATTTCAACACAGCAAGAATTGCTCAATTCAGTAGAGCAACCGGCGACTAATGCCGTCTGGGCCATGGACGAAACGTTAGCAGCGCAAACCATACAGGGATTGCTGAAGGTCGATAATATCGCTTCTGCTACTATCGAATTAGATGATGGCAGCCATTTTGTTGCCGTCAACAGCACTGTTACCGTTGAATCTTCTACACTATTTAAAGATATCAGTGATGAAATATTTGGCGATATCCAGCAAATATCTCGCACACTTTACCGCCCATTTTTCAGCAGCAGTAACTATAAGAAAGAACTCATAGGAAAGCTCACCGTCAACTATGATCCACAAAGTTTGACCGGGTCGCTGTTCGCAACTTTACGTTATAGCCTCTGGGCTACCTTAGTCCGCGCATTTTTACTGACATTAGTGCTATCTATTGTGTTTCACCGCTTCTTAACGCAACCGATAGCGCGCATCAGCGAAGCGATTGACAGAATCGACCCAGAGTCACCAGGCGACAATTTATTACCAAACTCACGACCGCATATGGATGATGAACTCGGTCTTGTCACCAGTAAATTTAATCAAATTTTAGTTCAATTTGCTAAGACTCAAAATAAGTTGCGTAAGATGGCCACCAGAGATCCATTGACAGGCTTACCCAATCGCGCTCTTTTGCTAGAAACCATTGCCGTCGCCATTCAACGCGCTAGAGTACATAGAACACAGTTTGTCCTACTGTTTATTGATTTAGATAGGTTTAAGAACGTTAACGACTCGCTTGGCCATGCATTTGGCGATCAGTTTTTAGTACAGATAGCACGTATTTTAGAAAGCGCTGTAGCTGAGTTAGGAACCGTTGCTCGATTAGGCGGCGATGAGTTTGTTATTTTGGCCGACGAATTGACATCTCCAGCCGAAGCCGCCGAGTTTGTCGATAAACTGTTATTACAGCTCAATACACCAATGCGCCTTGATGAGCATGCTATTCACCCTGCCGCATCAGTTGGGATATCTATCTACCCTGACGATGGTTTGACCGCTGACGATCTTATTCGCCACGCTGATATTGCAATGTACAGTGCAAAAGCTGCCGGCTCCAATCAATGGGCTTTCTTCAAACAACAGATGACTGAACGCGCAGCGGTTCGTTTAAGAACCGAAGCCTCACTACATGACGCATTGAGAAATAATGAATTTGTACTGCACTTCCAGCCGAAGCTAGATATAAAAACTGGTGAACTACTCGGTTGTGAAGCACTGATCCGATGGCAGAAAGATGGCCAACTTATTAGCCCAATGTCGTTTATTCCCGTCGCCGAAGAAACTGGAATTATCATTCCAATCGGTCGCTGGGTGATAGAGGAAAGTTGTCGCACTATTCAAAAGTGGCAACAACAGTACAATGTAACACTGCCTATTGCTGTTAACGTCGCCCCACAGCAGTTTGAACACATAAGTCTAGTGCCAGATATTAAGCAAGCAGCATTTCGCTACCAGATTGCAGCTGAACTACTAGAGATTGAGATCACTGAAACATCACTAATGAATGACATACAACTCGCGATTGAAAAGCTTGAGCAATTGCGCGCCGCAGGCTTTGGTATTGCAGTCGATGACTTTGGAACTGGTTATTCCTCGTTGTCATATCTACGCAATTTGCCAATCACTACCCTTAAAATTGATCGATGCTTTGTGAGTGATTTACCTCAGGAGAGTGCTATCGCTTCAACAATTTTGATGTTAGGAAAGCAGTTAGATTTAAAAATTGTTGCAGAGGGGATTGAAAGCGAAGCACAGCTTAGATGGCTACAAGAGCAGGATTGCTTATTAGGCCAAGGTTATTTATTTAGTAAGCCTTTAACATTAGCAGCGTTCGAAGATAAATATATAAAGCTCAATACCCGAGTAACCCAAGCAGTAAACTAA
- the rpsO gene encoding 30S ribosomal protein S15, with amino-acid sequence MSLSVEKKAEILAEFGRCENDTGSSEVQVALLTAQINHLQGHFKEHIHDHHSRRGLLRMVNTRRKLLAYLKRTENVRYQELIKKLGLRR; translated from the coding sequence ATGTCACTAAGTGTTGAGAAAAAAGCTGAAATCTTAGCTGAATTTGGTCGTTGCGAAAATGATACTGGTTCTTCTGAAGTTCAAGTTGCTCTGCTAACTGCGCAGATTAACCACCTTCAAGGCCATTTCAAAGAGCACATCCATGATCACCATTCACGTCGTGGTCTACTACGTATGGTAAACACACGTCGTAAACTTCTTGCATATCTTAAGCGTACTGAAAATGTTCGTTACCAAGAGCTAATCAAGAAGTTAGGTCTACGTCGTTAA
- the truB gene encoding tRNA pseudouridine(55) synthase TruB: MGRRSRGRFVDGVLLLDKDTGMSSNFALQRVKRFFDANKAGHTGALDPLATGMLPICLGEATKFSQHLLDADKRYLVTAKLGQRTDTSDSDGEVVQTREIDFTQAQLDTALEYFRGKTMQVPSMYSALKYQGQPLYKYAREGIEVPREARPINVFELNFISLEGDELTLDIHCSKGTYIRTITDDLGEMLGCGAHVIMLRRTQVAGYPYDNMVSLAQLEALVNKVEEESLTLSEVLDPLLLPMDTSVSGFKEINVSDDIAPFLMNGNPVQVANLPVDELVRITLGEERKFVGVGQMNDDGLLAPKRLIVLRTDSDE, encoded by the coding sequence ATGGGTCGCCGTTCTCGTGGTCGTTTTGTCGATGGTGTGTTATTGCTTGATAAAGACACTGGTATGAGTTCAAACTTTGCATTACAAAGAGTTAAGCGCTTTTTTGATGCAAACAAAGCGGGTCATACTGGTGCACTTGATCCATTAGCAACAGGCATGCTGCCTATCTGTTTAGGCGAGGCAACTAAGTTCTCTCAACATCTGCTTGATGCTGACAAACGTTACTTGGTGACCGCTAAACTTGGGCAACGTACTGATACTAGTGATTCTGATGGTGAAGTCGTCCAGACACGTGAAATAGATTTTACTCAAGCGCAGTTAGATACCGCTCTTGAATATTTTCGCGGTAAAACCATGCAGGTTCCTTCAATGTATTCGGCGCTTAAATATCAAGGGCAACCTTTATATAAGTATGCTCGTGAAGGCATTGAGGTTCCCCGTGAAGCGCGTCCAATCAATGTGTTTGAGCTTAATTTCATCAGTCTTGAAGGCGATGAGCTAACCTTAGATATACATTGTTCAAAAGGGACTTATATCCGCACGATCACCGATGATCTTGGTGAAATGCTAGGCTGTGGTGCACATGTCATTATGTTGCGTCGTACCCAAGTTGCGGGTTACCCATACGATAATATGGTATCGCTTGCACAGTTGGAAGCGCTGGTAAATAAGGTTGAAGAGGAGTCTCTAACCTTGTCTGAGGTGTTGGATCCACTTCTATTGCCGATGGATACTTCGGTGAGTGGCTTTAAAGAGATCAACGTCTCTGACGATATCGCTCCCTTCTTAATGAATGGTAATCCGGTGCAGGTGGCTAATCTACCAGTCGATGAGCTTGTGCGGATCACCCTAGGTGAGGAACGCAAGTTTGTTGGTGTTGGCCAAATGAATGATGACGGTCTACTTGCGCCTAAGCGACTTATCGTTTTGAGAACGGATTCCGACGAATAG
- the rbfA gene encoding 30S ribosome-binding factor RbfA, with product MAKEFSRTRRIAQQLQQELAQVLQRDMKDPRIGFVTVNDVDVSRDLSYAKVYVTFFEEDEKLVQEKVQALDDAAGYIRSLVAGRMKLRVMPELRFIYDSSLVEGMRMSNLVSRVISNDEAKQQEHGTQENVEQDGKAEDDK from the coding sequence ATGGCAAAAGAATTTAGTCGTACACGCCGCATAGCACAGCAGTTACAACAAGAGCTTGCACAGGTGCTACAGCGTGATATGAAAGACCCTCGTATCGGTTTTGTTACTGTTAATGATGTCGATGTTTCACGTGACTTAAGCTATGCAAAAGTTTACGTGACCTTCTTTGAAGAAGACGAAAAGCTTGTTCAAGAAAAAGTGCAGGCATTAGATGATGCTGCGGGCTATATACGCTCGCTTGTGGCTGGCCGTATGAAGCTGCGTGTGATGCCTGAACTGCGTTTTATCTATGACAGTTCACTGGTTGAAGGTATGCGTATGTCAAACCTTGTTAGCCGCGTGATCAGTAATGATGAAGCAAAGCAACAAGAGCACGGCACTCAAGAAAATGTTGAGCAAGACGGCAAGGCTGAGGACGACAAGTAA